A genomic stretch from Novosphingobium resinovorum includes:
- a CDS encoding carboxymuconolactone decarboxylase family protein yields the protein MNDRTDVYAVGGALFKAWYDLSIQVEKSGLEKSLLELIKIRASQINGCANCLNMHTSDARKAGETEQRIHLLCAWEEAPCFSPRERAALDWTDHMTQIATKRAPDHVYAALAHEFSAEEQVQLTLAINVINGWNRLAVGFRLYNPALGWAA from the coding sequence ATGAATGACCGCACCGATGTCTATGCTGTGGGTGGAGCGCTCTTCAAGGCCTGGTACGATCTGTCGATACAGGTGGAGAAATCCGGTCTAGAGAAAAGCCTGCTGGAACTGATCAAGATTCGTGCTTCGCAAATCAATGGCTGCGCCAATTGCCTCAACATGCACACGTCCGATGCGCGCAAGGCTGGCGAAACCGAGCAGCGCATCCACTTGCTTTGCGCATGGGAAGAGGCTCCATGCTTTAGCCCCCGCGAGCGGGCTGCGCTGGACTGGACCGACCATATGACGCAAATCGCGACAAAGCGAGCGCCGGATCACGTCTATGCCGCTCTGGCGCACGAGTTCAGCGCGGAAGAACAGGTACAACTGACGCTGGCGATCAATGTCATCAACGGATGGAACCGGCTCGCTGTTGGCTTCAGGCTATATAATCCTGCACTTGGCTGGGCCGCATGA